Below is a genomic region from Bacteroidota bacterium.
ATTTCCGCGATAATACTGTCTATTTCGTCTAGTGAAAGTACCTCAGGTAAGTTTCTTTGAATTTTTGGAGCTTCTATTAAATCGGCCGGGTTCTGTTTTATATAATCCTCCAATAAGAAATAGTTGTAAAAACTGCGTATTCCTGAGAGTAAACGCGCTTGTGATTTGGCATTATAGCCTATTTTTGCTATTTGATAGACGAATTCAGAGATTGTTTTTTTGTCGATGGATAAAGGGGAGTTTTTATCGATCGATAAACAGAATTTTTTCAATTTGATAATGTCCTGTTCATACGAGATGATTGTATTATCGGCTAAGCCTTTTTCAAGCCTTAGATAAACGAGGTATTCTTTTATAGCACTTGTCCAGGTCATTTATGCAAATGGTATTATATTTGTGGTAAATATATTGTTTTATGCTAAATGAATTCTTTCTTAAAATAAATTATTCAGTATAGATTATAAAGTTGAGGTTAAATTCAATATACTTGTTGTACGAAATAAAGTACACTTAGAGCTTTTAACCGTAGAGGTCGCAAAGTTTCAAAAAAAAACAATTTAAATATGAAATTACTCATTCTTAACGGTCCCAATTTAAATTTATTAGGGAAAAGAGAACCGGAAATATATGGCAGTAAAAGTTTTGAGGACTACTTCAATTACTTAAAGCAAAACTTTAAGACTGTAACGCTAGAGTATTACCAATCGAACATAGAAGGTGAGTTGATTGATAAAATTCATGAAGTTGGCTTTAACTATGACGGTATAATTTTCAATGCAGGAGCTTATACTCATACATCTGTTGCCTTGGGCGATGCCATTAAGGGAGTTACTACACCAGTTATAGAAGTACATATTTCTAACGTTCATTCGCGTGAAGATTTCAGACATACTTCCTATATAGCTCCATGGTGTAAAGGCACAATTGCAGGATTTGGGTTGAAATCGTACGACCTGGCAATTCAAAGTTTCATTTAATTGATATATATGAGAAAAATTTTCCATTTTTTTATCACATTAATAATTCTGGTTTCATGTAATTCCGGTGAACAGAAAGCCTCAGAATCGACTTCAGCTAAAGGAAAAGCTGTTGAGCCGACTGAAGAGAATTACGTTAAAAACATCGACTTAGATCAGATAAAGGAAAAAGGTGTATTAAGAGCCTTAACAGTGTACTCTCCTTCAAATTATTTCCTGTATAAGGGGTTCAGTATGGGTTTCGAGTATGAATTGCTAAATAATTTTTCTGAATATCTGGGTGTTGATCTTCAAATTATAAGAGTAAATAATCTGGATGAGGTAATCCCAATGTTAAAAAGGGGAGAGGGCGACATTATTGCACATGGTTTAACAGTTACTGAAGACAGAAAAAAAGAAGTTAGTTTTACAGATTATCACCGTTTAACACATCAGGTACTGGTACAAAGAAAGCCTGAGAACTGGCGAAAAATGACACTGGATGAAATAGATGATGTGCTTGTAAGAAATGTTATAGAACTCCTGAATGACACAGTTTCCATTAGAAAAAATTCTTCATATCTGGAGAGAATTAATAATATAATGAAAGAAACCGGAGGTACTATATATATAGATACTATTCACGGTAAGTATTCAACTGAGGCGATAATTGAAATGGTAGCCAAGGGAGATGTAAAATATACTATTGCCGATAATAATATTGCCGATATTAATAAATCAAATTTTAGCAATATAGATGTTTTCACTAAGTTAAGTCTGTCTCAACGAATTTCATGGTCGGTTAGAAAAGATTCACCCAATCTGAGAGAAGAAGTGAATTTCTGGTTAAAAGAAATTAAAAAAAGTGGATATTTTAATATTGTTTTTAATAAATACTACAAAAATTCAAAGCAATATAAAAAGCGAATCAGAAGTGAGTATTTTAGTTTAAAAACCGGTAAAATAAGTAAGTACGACGATTTGGTTAAGGAGTACAGTGAAAAACTAGGATGGGACTGGAGAATGTTAAGTTCCCAAATATTTCAGGAATCTAAATTTGACCATGATAAAAAATCATGGACCGGAGCAGAAGGACTGATGCAGCTTATGCCAAAAACAGCACAAAGTTTAGGCATGACTAATAATACCCCTGAAGAAAATGTTAAGGCGGGAACCAAGTATTTGAAGCAAATTTATGGAAAATGGGAAGATATACCGGATTCCATACAAAGGATGAAATTTACTCTGGCATCGTATAATTGCGGATATGCTCATGTAAGAGATGCACAGAAGCTGGCTAAACGGGAGAAAACCGACTCGACAAGATGGGATGAAGGTATAAGTAAATATATACTGATGTTATCAAACTCTGAATATTATAATTTACCCGAAGTTAAATATGGTTACGTTCGCGGAAGGGAAACCTATAATTATGTTGAAGAAATTTTCGACAGATATAATAACTATAAAGAGTTTGTAGAAGAATAACTACACTTAAAGCATCACTTTAAGTGCCTACTGGTATCCCCTGTTTTTGGTAGTATTTTTTTTAATGTACCTTTACTAGTATTAGTTGTCGTACAAATAAAAAGTCACTAATTGACATATTATCACACTGCCTGACAACCGTTTTTTTTTGGAAGATTTTCTTCTGTATTTAGGATAAACTTTGTTCATGGGATTTCATATCTGTTTGCAGATCTCCGAAATATAGAACGCCCCGGATAGCAGCGATAGCTTTTGTTTGCTGAGACAAGTGAACAAAGTTTTGTGGCGGCCACGCCAAAAGCGTGGACCCCGCAGAGCTATTGTGAGCTGTTTCAGCAGGCAAAACTATAAGCGAATAGCCGGAATAGGCGCATAATATATATTTTTATTCAGATATCTGTAATTTTAATCGACTGACATACAGTGAGATCTAAGGTGAAAGTTCACCATATCATATAAATTTTAAAATATATACTTAATTCGATGTAACAATTCTTAAATTGATTCGTCATTTTATTGAAGTCAACTTCTAAAAGAAAGATTTAACTTGAAATCATGGAACAAAGTAATTTTATTGAGAGGGTAATGCCTTTTAAAGATAAGCTGTTCCGTTTTGCTAAAAGAATATTAATTTCTTCCGAAGAGG
It encodes:
- a CDS encoding transporter substrate-binding domain-containing protein — its product is MRKIFHFFITLIILVSCNSGEQKASESTSAKGKAVEPTEENYVKNIDLDQIKEKGVLRALTVYSPSNYFLYKGFSMGFEYELLNNFSEYLGVDLQIIRVNNLDEVIPMLKRGEGDIIAHGLTVTEDRKKEVSFTDYHRLTHQVLVQRKPENWRKMTLDEIDDVLVRNVIELLNDTVSIRKNSSYLERINNIMKETGGTIYIDTIHGKYSTEAIIEMVAKGDVKYTIADNNIADINKSNFSNIDVFTKLSLSQRISWSVRKDSPNLREEVNFWLKEIKKSGYFNIVFNKYYKNSKQYKKRIRSEYFSLKTGKISKYDDLVKEYSEKLGWDWRMLSSQIFQESKFDHDKKSWTGAEGLMQLMPKTAQSLGMTNNTPEENVKAGTKYLKQIYGKWEDIPDSIQRMKFTLASYNCGYAHVRDAQKLAKREKTDSTRWDEGISKYILMLSNSEYYNLPEVKYGYVRGRETYNYVEEIFDRYNNYKEFVEE
- the aroQ gene encoding type II 3-dehydroquinate dehydratase; protein product: MKLLILNGPNLNLLGKREPEIYGSKSFEDYFNYLKQNFKTVTLEYYQSNIEGELIDKIHEVGFNYDGIIFNAGAYTHTSVALGDAIKGVTTPVIEVHISNVHSREDFRHTSYIAPWCKGTIAGFGLKSYDLAIQSFI